A genomic stretch from Mya arenaria isolate MELC-2E11 chromosome 10, ASM2691426v1 includes:
- the LOC128206151 gene encoding uncharacterized protein LOC128206151 isoform X2: MHIDIRCLFTYIMYAIHTFVDILICLGLPLGISGQHTVLSPVDPVGWEGEPLTLTCESSAEDVVGFGWNSRNRSDSSWFHLVAIIYNDVANLTCAFPAAEWAPNAALFDYNCILRTKHSLTLKNLTFDNRWDEWVCRSYSPTIESSHVNVSVLVPVKLVNIEQPTVDTLRIIENSSYTFVCMVMRSLPAASVLWYHDNKTPGLPADDVTLTSRALVTTEEILNADSTFKTTSCMDFQIFRSYHGVNLYCSASNRNDSRHVSNRNIFIDVLYGPQVELIPLFNIPEGNELSYKCGYIPGNPSEATFSWSRTSDDKHWNGQTLIINSTHRSDDDIYTCKVSNLMTTSENETQIGSDIKTMRVNVQYRSDVIEFYVDGLERKQSVIKAESELVTFVCTVDSNPGSTIELIKDNEVKHSVHDTNFIQFPTVRCTCWDAGVYSCRSSNQFNHDGPSVKNIELIITCSPRRMPGVRIQQTFSSPTHQNVTLSYRLFAYPVPKPWQFVWRRCPENDTCVDITLNITKFAASSSGLTCSLTVIGVKPEDYGTYTLTITNDIGNDLTEKFLLIREASPINESSSSTVGVAIGVSAAGFVVAVVAAISFFVVKRKYISSCPCKRSSGRNNQSSTNKVVEMAYFKRDQRHTTSVNTPDVSDAYDEVSTMEAFRYETLDINKIGTQTYVEIHSSGNDSQQQKPQLHQQ, from the exons ATGCACATTGACATTAGGTGCTTGTTTACATACATAATGTATGCCATCCATACTTTTGTAGATATCTTGATTTGTTTAGGATTACCATTAGGAATAA GCGGACAACATACTGTTTTGTCTCCAGTTGACCCCGTTGGTTGGGAAGGCGAACCTCTGACTCTGACGTGCGAGAGCAGCGCGGAAGATGTCGTTGGATTTGGATGGAACTCGAGAAATCGGTCCGACAGCAGTTGGTTTCATCTGGTCGCAATTATCTACAATGATGTTGCAAACCTGACCTGCGCTTTTCCGGCGGCTGAATGGGCACCAAATGCTGCTCTCTTTGACTATAATTGCATTCTCCGTACAAAACATTCGCTGACTCTGAAAAATCTAACTTTTGACAACCGTTGGGATGAGTGGGTTTGTAGATCCTATTCGCCTACAATTGAAAGCAGCCATGTGAATGTTTCAGTACTAG ttccagtAAAGTTAGTAAACATTGAGCAACCGACTGTTGATACACTTCGTATAATAGAAAATAGCTCATATACCTTTGTTTGCATGGTGATGAGGTCATTACCTGCCGCTTCAGTACTTTGGTATCACGACAATAAAACACCTGGATTACCAGCGGACGACGTCACACTTACGTCAAGAGCACTCGTTACAACAGAAGAAATTTTGAATGCCGACAgtacttttaaaacaacaagTTGTATGGATTTTCAAATTTTTCGAAGTTATCATGGTGTGAATTTATACTGCTCTGCCAGTAACAGAAATGATAGTAGACACGTGTCAAATAGAAACATATTCATAGACGTCCTGT aTGGACCACAAGTCGAACTGATACCACTATTCAACATACCTGAAGGAAATGAATTATCTTACAAATGCGGATATATTCCTGGAAATCCATCCGAAGCAACATTCTCATGGAGTCGAACATCCGATGACAAACACTGGAATGGGCAGACTCTCATCATAAATTCGACGCACCGTTCGGATGACGATATATATACGTGCAAAGTATCAAATCTAATGACGACATCTGAGAATGAAACACAGATAGGCAGCGATATTAAAACAATGCGGGTCAACGTTCAAT ATAGATCAGATGTAATTGAATTTTATGTAGACGGACTTGAACGAAAACAAAGTGTCATAAAAGCGGAAAGCGAGCTTGTAACGTTTGTGTGTACGGTTGATAGTAACCCCGGGTCAACAATAGAACTCATAAAAGACAATGAAGTGAAGCACAGTGTTCATGATACCAACTTCATTCAATTCCCAACCGTAAGATGTACCTGCTGGGATGCTGGTGTTTATTCATGCAGAAGTAGCAACCAATTCAACCACGACGGACCGTCGGTGAAAAACATAGAACTTATTATTACAT GCTCTCCAAGACGAATGCCGGGAGTTCGGATACAGCAGACATTTTCAAGTCCCACACATCAGAACGTCACCTTGTCCTATCGATTATTTGCGTACCCTGTCCCAAAACCTTGGCAATTCGTTTGGCGTAGATGTCCAGAAAATGACACCTGTGTTGACATCACACTCAACATAACAAAATTCGCTGCGTCATCTTCTGGATTAACCTGTTCTCTTACGGTGATCGGTGTTAAGCCGGAAGACTACGGAACATACACACTTACAATTACAAATGACATCGGGAATGATTTAACAGAAAAGTTCCTGTTGATCAGAGAAG CATCGCCGATTAATGAATCATCGTCGTCCACTGTTGGTGTGGCGATTGGTGTTAGTGCTGCTGGTTTTGTTGTTGCAGTGGTCGCtgctatttctttttttgttgtgAAGCGAAAATACATATCGTCATGCCCTTGCAAAAGAAGCTCTGGTAGAAACa ATCAGTCGTCTACAAACAAAGTCGTCGAAAT GGCTTATTTTAAAAGAGATCAGAGACACACCACAAGTGTAAACACACCAG ATGTTTCTGATGCCTATGACGAGGTATCGACAATGGAAGCCTTCCGTTATGAAACTTTAg ATATAAACAAGATCGG GACCCAGACATATGTGGAAATCCATTCAAGTGGTAACGATTCACAGCAACAGAAACCACAACTGCATCAACAATAA
- the LOC128206151 gene encoding uncharacterized protein LOC128206151 isoform X3, with translation MVMRSLPAASVLWYHDNKTPGLPADDVTLTSRALVTTEEILNADSTFKTTSCMDFQIFRSYHGVNLYCSASNRNDSRHVSNRNIFIDVLYGPQVELIPLFNIPEGNELSYKCGYIPGNPSEATFSWSRTSDDKHWNGQTLIINSTHRSDDDIYTCKVSNLMTTSENETQIGSDIKTMRVNVQYRSDVIEFYVDGLERKQSVIKAESELVTFVCTVDSNPGSTIELIKDNEVKHSVHDTNFIQFPTVRCTCWDAGVYSCRSSNQFNHDGPSVKNIELIITCSPRRMPGVRIQQTFSSPTHQNVTLSYRLFAYPVPKPWQFVWRRCPENDTCVDITLNITKFAASSSGLTCSLTVIGVKPEDYGTYTLTITNDIGNDLTEKFLLIREASPINESSSSTVGVAIGVSAAGFVVAVVAAISFFVVKRKYISSCPCKRSSGRNSMYQSSTNKVVEMAYFKRDQRHTTSVNTPDVSDAYDEVSTMEAFRYETLDINKIGTQTYVEIHSSGNDSQQQKPQLHQQ, from the exons ATGGTGATGAGGTCATTACCTGCCGCTTCAGTACTTTGGTATCACGACAATAAAACACCTGGATTACCAGCGGACGACGTCACACTTACGTCAAGAGCACTCGTTACAACAGAAGAAATTTTGAATGCCGACAgtacttttaaaacaacaagTTGTATGGATTTTCAAATTTTTCGAAGTTATCATGGTGTGAATTTATACTGCTCTGCCAGTAACAGAAATGATAGTAGACACGTGTCAAATAGAAACATATTCATAGACGTCCTGT aTGGACCACAAGTCGAACTGATACCACTATTCAACATACCTGAAGGAAATGAATTATCTTACAAATGCGGATATATTCCTGGAAATCCATCCGAAGCAACATTCTCATGGAGTCGAACATCCGATGACAAACACTGGAATGGGCAGACTCTCATCATAAATTCGACGCACCGTTCGGATGACGATATATATACGTGCAAAGTATCAAATCTAATGACGACATCTGAGAATGAAACACAGATAGGCAGCGATATTAAAACAATGCGGGTCAACGTTCAAT ATAGATCAGATGTAATTGAATTTTATGTAGACGGACTTGAACGAAAACAAAGTGTCATAAAAGCGGAAAGCGAGCTTGTAACGTTTGTGTGTACGGTTGATAGTAACCCCGGGTCAACAATAGAACTCATAAAAGACAATGAAGTGAAGCACAGTGTTCATGATACCAACTTCATTCAATTCCCAACCGTAAGATGTACCTGCTGGGATGCTGGTGTTTATTCATGCAGAAGTAGCAACCAATTCAACCACGACGGACCGTCGGTGAAAAACATAGAACTTATTATTACAT GCTCTCCAAGACGAATGCCGGGAGTTCGGATACAGCAGACATTTTCAAGTCCCACACATCAGAACGTCACCTTGTCCTATCGATTATTTGCGTACCCTGTCCCAAAACCTTGGCAATTCGTTTGGCGTAGATGTCCAGAAAATGACACCTGTGTTGACATCACACTCAACATAACAAAATTCGCTGCGTCATCTTCTGGATTAACCTGTTCTCTTACGGTGATCGGTGTTAAGCCGGAAGACTACGGAACATACACACTTACAATTACAAATGACATCGGGAATGATTTAACAGAAAAGTTCCTGTTGATCAGAGAAG CATCGCCGATTAATGAATCATCGTCGTCCACTGTTGGTGTGGCGATTGGTGTTAGTGCTGCTGGTTTTGTTGTTGCAGTGGTCGCtgctatttctttttttgttgtgAAGCGAAAATACATATCGTCATGCCCTTGCAAAAGAAGCTCTGGTAGAAACagtatgt ATCAGTCGTCTACAAACAAAGTCGTCGAAAT GGCTTATTTTAAAAGAGATCAGAGACACACCACAAGTGTAAACACACCAG ATGTTTCTGATGCCTATGACGAGGTATCGACAATGGAAGCCTTCCGTTATGAAACTTTAg ATATAAACAAGATCGG GACCCAGACATATGTGGAAATCCATTCAAGTGGTAACGATTCACAGCAACAGAAACCACAACTGCATCAACAATAA
- the LOC128206151 gene encoding uncharacterized protein LOC128206151 isoform X1, translated as MHIDIRCLFTYIMYAIHTFVDILICLGLPLGISGQHTVLSPVDPVGWEGEPLTLTCESSAEDVVGFGWNSRNRSDSSWFHLVAIIYNDVANLTCAFPAAEWAPNAALFDYNCILRTKHSLTLKNLTFDNRWDEWVCRSYSPTIESSHVNVSVLVPVKLVNIEQPTVDTLRIIENSSYTFVCMVMRSLPAASVLWYHDNKTPGLPADDVTLTSRALVTTEEILNADSTFKTTSCMDFQIFRSYHGVNLYCSASNRNDSRHVSNRNIFIDVLYGPQVELIPLFNIPEGNELSYKCGYIPGNPSEATFSWSRTSDDKHWNGQTLIINSTHRSDDDIYTCKVSNLMTTSENETQIGSDIKTMRVNVQYRSDVIEFYVDGLERKQSVIKAESELVTFVCTVDSNPGSTIELIKDNEVKHSVHDTNFIQFPTVRCTCWDAGVYSCRSSNQFNHDGPSVKNIELIITCSPRRMPGVRIQQTFSSPTHQNVTLSYRLFAYPVPKPWQFVWRRCPENDTCVDITLNITKFAASSSGLTCSLTVIGVKPEDYGTYTLTITNDIGNDLTEKFLLIREASPINESSSSTVGVAIGVSAAGFVVAVVAAISFFVVKRKYISSCPCKRSSGRNSMYQSSTNKVVEMAYFKRDQRHTTSVNTPDVSDAYDEVSTMEAFRYETLDINKIGTQTYVEIHSSGNDSQQQKPQLHQQ; from the exons ATGCACATTGACATTAGGTGCTTGTTTACATACATAATGTATGCCATCCATACTTTTGTAGATATCTTGATTTGTTTAGGATTACCATTAGGAATAA GCGGACAACATACTGTTTTGTCTCCAGTTGACCCCGTTGGTTGGGAAGGCGAACCTCTGACTCTGACGTGCGAGAGCAGCGCGGAAGATGTCGTTGGATTTGGATGGAACTCGAGAAATCGGTCCGACAGCAGTTGGTTTCATCTGGTCGCAATTATCTACAATGATGTTGCAAACCTGACCTGCGCTTTTCCGGCGGCTGAATGGGCACCAAATGCTGCTCTCTTTGACTATAATTGCATTCTCCGTACAAAACATTCGCTGACTCTGAAAAATCTAACTTTTGACAACCGTTGGGATGAGTGGGTTTGTAGATCCTATTCGCCTACAATTGAAAGCAGCCATGTGAATGTTTCAGTACTAG ttccagtAAAGTTAGTAAACATTGAGCAACCGACTGTTGATACACTTCGTATAATAGAAAATAGCTCATATACCTTTGTTTGCATGGTGATGAGGTCATTACCTGCCGCTTCAGTACTTTGGTATCACGACAATAAAACACCTGGATTACCAGCGGACGACGTCACACTTACGTCAAGAGCACTCGTTACAACAGAAGAAATTTTGAATGCCGACAgtacttttaaaacaacaagTTGTATGGATTTTCAAATTTTTCGAAGTTATCATGGTGTGAATTTATACTGCTCTGCCAGTAACAGAAATGATAGTAGACACGTGTCAAATAGAAACATATTCATAGACGTCCTGT aTGGACCACAAGTCGAACTGATACCACTATTCAACATACCTGAAGGAAATGAATTATCTTACAAATGCGGATATATTCCTGGAAATCCATCCGAAGCAACATTCTCATGGAGTCGAACATCCGATGACAAACACTGGAATGGGCAGACTCTCATCATAAATTCGACGCACCGTTCGGATGACGATATATATACGTGCAAAGTATCAAATCTAATGACGACATCTGAGAATGAAACACAGATAGGCAGCGATATTAAAACAATGCGGGTCAACGTTCAAT ATAGATCAGATGTAATTGAATTTTATGTAGACGGACTTGAACGAAAACAAAGTGTCATAAAAGCGGAAAGCGAGCTTGTAACGTTTGTGTGTACGGTTGATAGTAACCCCGGGTCAACAATAGAACTCATAAAAGACAATGAAGTGAAGCACAGTGTTCATGATACCAACTTCATTCAATTCCCAACCGTAAGATGTACCTGCTGGGATGCTGGTGTTTATTCATGCAGAAGTAGCAACCAATTCAACCACGACGGACCGTCGGTGAAAAACATAGAACTTATTATTACAT GCTCTCCAAGACGAATGCCGGGAGTTCGGATACAGCAGACATTTTCAAGTCCCACACATCAGAACGTCACCTTGTCCTATCGATTATTTGCGTACCCTGTCCCAAAACCTTGGCAATTCGTTTGGCGTAGATGTCCAGAAAATGACACCTGTGTTGACATCACACTCAACATAACAAAATTCGCTGCGTCATCTTCTGGATTAACCTGTTCTCTTACGGTGATCGGTGTTAAGCCGGAAGACTACGGAACATACACACTTACAATTACAAATGACATCGGGAATGATTTAACAGAAAAGTTCCTGTTGATCAGAGAAG CATCGCCGATTAATGAATCATCGTCGTCCACTGTTGGTGTGGCGATTGGTGTTAGTGCTGCTGGTTTTGTTGTTGCAGTGGTCGCtgctatttctttttttgttgtgAAGCGAAAATACATATCGTCATGCCCTTGCAAAAGAAGCTCTGGTAGAAACagtatgt ATCAGTCGTCTACAAACAAAGTCGTCGAAAT GGCTTATTTTAAAAGAGATCAGAGACACACCACAAGTGTAAACACACCAG ATGTTTCTGATGCCTATGACGAGGTATCGACAATGGAAGCCTTCCGTTATGAAACTTTAg ATATAAACAAGATCGG GACCCAGACATATGTGGAAATCCATTCAAGTGGTAACGATTCACAGCAACAGAAACCACAACTGCATCAACAATAA